Proteins encoded within one genomic window of Geotalea daltonii FRC-32:
- a CDS encoding SpoIIE family protein phosphatase, with protein MVSAELVWGISILYIALLFLVAYLADKKQREGQSITSNAVVYSLSIAVYATSWTFYGSVGKAATTGLDFILIYLGPSLTAFSWWFLLRKIIRVTKENNTTSLADFVSSRYGKSQWLGALVTIISITGIMPYIALQLKAVSSAFSILTGHPDFHLRFMDSISLPSPHPGFFSALILAAFSVIFGARHLVSSERHEGMVAAIAVESIVKLVAFLTVGIFVTYFLFDGIGDIFQRMYVKDPVLTEQLITLGDEQETSYTTLFTMLYLSMGAIMFLPRQFQIMAIENSSEKHITKAMWLFPFYMFLINIFVMPIAMGGILITGSNLNSDYFVLTIPLQTGNQWIALIAYIGGFSAAAGMVMVESVTISTMLLNHVIMPIVIRLKPRTWFPELLINTKRGGIFLVVFLGYFYQNIVGETYMLVTMGLISFAAAAQFAPAVLGGLYWHRGNKVGAITGMFLGFIVWFYTLLVPSFIRSGWWNSDIMTNGPFGLRFLRPTELFGLTGFDMWSHALFWSLFFNLGTYLILSILTDQDEKEQEQARRFIDVLSPERGKARWETKRLSKPVTILQFVNLMAKFIGEAQAHAAISDYIGNREIDSRGGVSEFELPDLKRFIEKTLAGSLGAAAAGAVVESYLTDVGSKMESVYDIFSTVRTSLDQSREALFVRLRASEIMNRSLDLKIIMKDLLELLQKEFKFDLCIIRLVDEKGILTVTAYIGPEDQQITKNNWVPEIDTHIGEAFLSNRTEFVNDTRYLTKQKSKEIMEREGIKSFAHIPIASEGEPPVGILSVFSKSIIGLFTEPFLQLLGSLAGQLAQAVRIVSEREAKEKERQQKEAALLENARVVRDMEIAKQIQLSLLPASPPDLPGVRFASCCVPAAHVGGDYYDFFVRGKDKVDLIIADVSGHSVGAALIMVETRSVLRAQVPLTTSSSEVLASLNGLLYEDLTRAELFITMFYASYDAGTRLLRYANAGHNPPLIMNPRGSACIELDAEGLILGINRSVSFEEKLFQLHAGDLVLLYTDGIIEAQNDAGELFGVDRLCMILNGMSQESPDRIMEKVLAEVTQFAGSKPLEDDISMIIMKID; from the coding sequence ATGGTCAGTGCCGAACTGGTCTGGGGGATATCAATCCTCTATATAGCTCTCCTCTTTCTGGTAGCTTACCTGGCTGACAAAAAGCAGAGAGAAGGCCAAAGCATTACCTCCAATGCAGTTGTCTATTCTCTTTCAATCGCCGTTTATGCCACATCCTGGACCTTTTACGGCAGCGTAGGCAAGGCAGCCACAACCGGTCTGGATTTCATACTCATCTATCTGGGGCCTTCACTGACAGCCTTTTCCTGGTGGTTTCTGCTACGCAAGATCATCCGGGTAACCAAAGAAAACAACACCACATCACTGGCCGACTTCGTCAGCTCTCGCTATGGCAAGTCCCAGTGGCTTGGCGCACTGGTTACCATCATCTCCATTACCGGTATAATGCCCTACATCGCACTGCAACTCAAAGCTGTTTCCAGCGCCTTTTCCATCCTGACTGGCCATCCGGATTTCCATCTGCGTTTCATGGACAGCATTTCCCTCCCCTCACCCCACCCAGGCTTTTTTTCCGCCCTGATACTGGCTGCTTTCAGCGTCATTTTCGGCGCCCGGCACCTCGTGTCATCGGAACGTCATGAGGGGATGGTTGCAGCCATTGCAGTTGAATCCATAGTCAAACTCGTGGCTTTTCTCACCGTCGGCATCTTTGTCACCTATTTCCTCTTTGACGGCATCGGCGACATTTTCCAACGCATGTACGTGAAAGATCCTGTCCTTACTGAACAACTGATAACCTTAGGTGATGAACAGGAAACCTCCTATACAACTTTGTTCACCATGCTGTATCTGTCAATGGGGGCTATCATGTTTCTCCCGAGACAGTTTCAGATAATGGCCATAGAGAACTCTTCAGAAAAACACATCACCAAAGCCATGTGGCTTTTCCCCTTCTACATGTTTCTGATCAACATCTTCGTCATGCCCATCGCAATGGGTGGCATTCTCATCACCGGCAGCAATCTCAATTCAGATTACTTCGTCCTGACTATCCCTTTACAGACAGGAAACCAGTGGATAGCGCTCATTGCCTATATTGGCGGTTTTTCCGCAGCCGCCGGCATGGTGATGGTTGAATCGGTCACCATTTCAACCATGCTGCTCAATCATGTCATCATGCCGATCGTAATAAGACTGAAACCGCGAACCTGGTTTCCTGAGCTGCTCATCAACACCAAGAGGGGCGGGATCTTCCTGGTGGTCTTTCTCGGCTACTTCTATCAGAATATCGTCGGCGAGACATATATGCTTGTGACCATGGGGCTCATTTCCTTTGCCGCCGCCGCCCAGTTCGCCCCTGCCGTGCTCGGCGGCCTCTACTGGCACCGTGGCAACAAAGTCGGCGCCATCACCGGTATGTTCCTCGGCTTTATCGTCTGGTTTTACACTTTGCTGGTCCCTTCATTTATAAGATCCGGATGGTGGAACAGCGACATCATGACCAACGGACCGTTCGGGCTCCGCTTTCTGAGGCCCACTGAACTCTTCGGCCTTACCGGGTTCGACATGTGGAGTCATGCCCTGTTCTGGAGCCTCTTTTTCAACTTGGGCACATATCTGATACTCTCCATCCTGACAGATCAGGACGAAAAAGAACAGGAGCAGGCAAGGAGATTCATTGATGTCTTATCCCCCGAAAGGGGCAAGGCTCGATGGGAAACCAAGCGTCTTTCCAAGCCGGTGACCATTCTGCAGTTCGTAAACCTGATGGCGAAATTTATCGGTGAAGCCCAGGCCCATGCGGCAATCAGCGACTACATAGGCAACAGGGAGATTGACAGCCGGGGTGGAGTTTCAGAGTTCGAGCTGCCCGACCTGAAGCGCTTCATTGAAAAGACTTTGGCCGGTTCCCTTGGCGCTGCAGCGGCGGGGGCCGTTGTCGAAAGCTATCTCACCGACGTCGGTTCGAAGATGGAGTCGGTCTACGACATATTCAGCACTGTCCGCACCTCCCTCGACCAGAGCAGAGAGGCGCTTTTCGTAAGGCTCAGGGCATCGGAGATCATGAACCGCTCCCTGGATCTGAAAATCATCATGAAAGACCTGCTGGAATTGTTGCAGAAGGAGTTCAAATTCGATCTTTGCATAATCAGGCTTGTGGACGAAAAAGGCATTTTGACCGTCACTGCCTATATCGGACCTGAAGATCAGCAGATAACGAAGAACAACTGGGTTCCTGAAATAGATACCCACATCGGGGAAGCATTTCTCAGCAACAGAACCGAATTTGTCAACGACACCCGATACCTGACCAAGCAGAAATCAAAGGAGATCATGGAACGTGAAGGGATAAAATCCTTCGCCCACATTCCCATCGCCAGCGAAGGTGAACCGCCGGTCGGCATACTCTCAGTATTCTCCAAGTCGATTATCGGATTATTTACCGAACCTTTCCTCCAACTGCTGGGAAGCCTTGCCGGCCAGCTTGCCCAGGCAGTCAGGATCGTTTCGGAGCGTGAAGCAAAGGAGAAGGAACGGCAACAGAAAGAGGCAGCCCTGTTGGAAAACGCACGGGTTGTACGGGACATGGAGATTGCCAAACAGATACAGCTTTCACTGCTGCCCGCTTCTCCCCCCGATCTGCCGGGGGTGCGCTTTGCCAGTTGCTGCGTTCCTGCCGCACATGTGGGTGGTGATTATTATGATTTCTTTGTTCGTGGTAAAGACAAGGTTGACCTGATAATCGCCGATGTTTCCGGACACAGTGTGGGAGCCGCACTGATCATGGTCGAGACACGTAGCGTTCTCAGGGCACAGGTACCACTGACCACATCCAGCAGTGAAGTCCTTGCCTCGCTGAATGGGCTACTGTATGAGGACTTGACCAGGGCGGAACTTTTCATCACCATGTTTTATGCCAGTTACGATGCAGGCACCAGACTTCTCCGCTATGCAAATGCGGGTCACAACCCGCCATTGATCATGAACCCGCGAGGATCAGCCTGCATCGAACTGGATGCAGAAGGGCTCATACTCGGCATAAACCGCTCAGTTTCCTTCGAAGAAAAGCTATTTCAGCTGCATGCGGGTGATCTGGTACTATTGTATACGGATGGTATCATAGAGGCACAAAACGACGCAGGAGAACTTTTTGGCGTGGACAGGCTCTGCATGATCCTCAATGGGATGTCTCAGGAATCACCCGACAGAATTATGGAGAAGGTGCTGGCTGAAGTTACTCAGTTTGCCGGGTCTAAACCACTGGAAGATGACATCTCAATGATAATAATGAAGATCGACTGA
- a CDS encoding STAS domain-containing protein, which yields MNLRTELKNDIVIIYVNEERLDAHNSGELKVEVQKLFEQGRKNMLIDLKDVRFIDSSGLGALVSGFKNAISHQGNLKLSTLQSQVKSMFELTRLHRVFEIFPSTAEALENF from the coding sequence ATGAATCTGCGGACTGAACTAAAGAATGACATAGTGATCATTTATGTTAATGAGGAAAGACTTGACGCCCATAATTCAGGTGAATTGAAGGTCGAGGTGCAGAAGCTTTTCGAACAGGGCCGAAAAAACATGCTCATCGACCTGAAAGATGTTCGCTTCATCGACAGTTCCGGGCTGGGAGCCCTCGTCTCCGGATTCAAAAACGCCATTTCCCATCAGGGCAACCTGAAGCTTTCGACCCTGCAGTCACAGGTAAAATCAATGTTCGAACTGACCAGGTTGCACAGGGTTTTTGAAATATTTCCCTCTACCGCAGAAGCACTTGAAAACTTCTAA
- a CDS encoding ATP-binding protein encodes MERNEIEVDIKVPNQTRYLSLIGRIGEDIAKELVRYTGDRDTLAYHLNLVLTEAMVNAIKHAGSEDSDNLVHIIINICESELTIKVFDSGQGFDINIIPPPDFEELEDRGRGIFMIKSLMDSVSYKKMCDGNILEMKKKLQ; translated from the coding sequence ATGGAAAGAAACGAGATAGAGGTAGATATCAAGGTCCCCAATCAGACCCGCTACTTGAGTCTCATAGGCCGGATCGGTGAAGACATTGCCAAGGAACTGGTCAGATATACAGGCGACAGGGATACGCTGGCCTATCATCTGAATCTTGTGCTGACAGAAGCCATGGTAAATGCCATAAAACATGCCGGCAGTGAAGATTCAGACAACCTGGTGCACATCATCATCAATATCTGTGAAAGCGAGCTGACAATCAAGGTGTTCGATTCGGGACAAGGGTTCGATATCAATATCATCCCCCCCCCCGATTTCGAGGAACTGGAAGACCGGGGTCGCGGCATTTTCATGATAAAATCGCTGATGGACTCAGTGTCTTACAAAAAAATGTGCGACGGCAACATTCTGGAAATGAAAAAGAAGCTGCAATAA
- the lgt gene encoding prolipoprotein diacylglyceryl transferase, with protein sequence MKFPDFDPVFLRIGPLQFRWYGLMYIIGFIAAYFIIKAGVKKKHLPLSKDDVADLIFTVALGVILGGRLGYILFYDLQVYLAKPLEIFAVWHGGMSFHGGLLGAIAAGFYYIRKKRIGFYQIADIGFIAGPVGLCLGRIGNFINGELYGRVTNVPWGVVFPGAGNLPRHPSQLYEAILEGPLMFSILWLLGRRKHPEGAVFWSFIGLYGLFRFIVEFFREPDAQLGLVAGRFSMGQMLSLPMALLGCGMIVWLYLRDKRHSN encoded by the coding sequence ATGAAATTTCCGGATTTCGATCCCGTCTTTCTGCGCATCGGTCCCCTTCAGTTCCGCTGGTACGGTCTCATGTACATCATCGGATTCATTGCCGCGTATTTCATAATCAAGGCAGGGGTGAAAAAAAAGCATCTTCCCTTGAGCAAGGACGATGTGGCAGATCTTATCTTCACTGTGGCTCTCGGTGTAATATTGGGTGGTCGTCTAGGCTACATACTATTCTACGATCTGCAGGTATATCTGGCAAAACCCCTTGAAATATTTGCCGTCTGGCATGGCGGGATGTCCTTCCATGGAGGACTGTTGGGTGCCATCGCAGCTGGTTTTTATTATATCAGAAAGAAAAGGATCGGCTTCTATCAGATTGCCGACATCGGCTTCATTGCCGGGCCGGTCGGTCTTTGTCTCGGCAGGATAGGCAATTTCATCAACGGAGAACTTTACGGGCGCGTTACCAACGTGCCATGGGGAGTGGTATTTCCCGGTGCAGGAAACTTGCCGCGTCATCCTTCCCAGTTGTATGAGGCCATACTGGAGGGTCCACTAATGTTTTCGATACTATGGCTTTTAGGTAGACGGAAACATCCGGAGGGGGCGGTTTTCTGGTCATTTATCGGTTTGTATGGCCTGTTCAGGTTTATCGTTGAGTTCTTCAGGGAACCGGATGCCCAGCTTGGCCTTGTTGCGGGCAGGTTCTCCATGGGGCAGATGCTAAGCTTGCCGATGGCGTTGCTTGGGTGCGGGATGATCGTGTGGCTGTACCTCAGGGACAAAAGGCATTCCAACTGA
- a CDS encoding magnesium transporter codes for MSEIFLSTVLGKTVINAQGHEIGKLWDLIMVPGEVFPQVSHLLVKKGSRVLALPWKRISLFNRYVISVSGTSSHTPEYLPRENEILVKRHILDKQIVDVNGAKVVRVNDLKLGSYKDHLCIFFVDIGFRGLLRRLGYERLGEKIASFMKIKLAHQHISWEYVQLLEMNLSRLTLTVAREQMQELHPADLAHIISRIPAKNIQTVLNSLDTETAGEAIHELEPELRSRIISQLDSEQASDILEEMDPDEAADVLGDLPEEKAQELLGLMDEEEAEDIQELMEHEEDTAGGLMNSEFLSVSSELMVADAMKVVRLLAPDVETVYYIYVVDKEERLQGVISLKELILAHEEEPVSELMTTNLKTVGVESTPEEILEIIAKYNLIAVPVLDKEEKMAGLVTVDDVLEMFLPYALKRRRYHHH; via the coding sequence ATGAGCGAGATCTTTCTCAGTACCGTGCTGGGAAAGACCGTCATCAACGCCCAGGGGCACGAGATCGGCAAATTATGGGACCTGATCATGGTTCCCGGCGAAGTGTTTCCCCAAGTCTCGCACCTTTTGGTAAAAAAGGGCTCGCGGGTCCTGGCCCTGCCCTGGAAACGCATCTCCCTTTTCAACCGTTATGTCATTTCCGTATCCGGCACCTCAAGCCATACTCCCGAATATCTGCCCAGAGAGAACGAGATCCTCGTCAAACGCCACATCCTCGACAAACAGATTGTGGACGTCAACGGGGCGAAGGTGGTTCGGGTCAATGACCTGAAGCTTGGCAGCTACAAGGACCACCTCTGCATATTCTTCGTCGATATCGGCTTCAGAGGGCTGCTGCGCCGCCTTGGGTATGAACGCCTCGGAGAAAAAATTGCCAGCTTTATGAAGATCAAGCTGGCACACCAGCATATCAGCTGGGAATATGTGCAACTGCTGGAAATGAACCTGTCCCGGCTGACTCTGACCGTTGCCCGGGAACAGATGCAGGAACTTCACCCTGCCGACCTTGCCCATATCATCTCCAGAATACCTGCCAAAAACATCCAGACCGTTTTGAACTCCCTGGATACGGAAACCGCAGGTGAAGCCATTCATGAACTGGAACCAGAGCTCAGAAGCCGCATCATCAGCCAGCTGGACAGTGAGCAGGCCTCTGACATCCTGGAAGAAATGGATCCTGACGAAGCGGCCGACGTCCTCGGCGACCTCCCCGAAGAAAAGGCCCAGGAGCTGCTGGGTTTGATGGATGAGGAAGAGGCTGAGGATATTCAGGAACTCATGGAACACGAAGAAGATACCGCCGGCGGACTGATGAACAGTGAGTTTCTGTCTGTATCCAGCGAGCTCATGGTTGCTGATGCCATGAAGGTGGTAAGGCTTTTGGCCCCGGATGTGGAAACGGTCTATTACATTTATGTTGTGGATAAGGAAGAGCGCTTACAGGGGGTCATCAGTCTGAAGGAATTAATTCTGGCCCATGAGGAAGAACCTGTCTCCGAACTCATGACCACCAATCTGAAGACAGTGGGTGTTGAATCCACCCCGGAAGAAATTCTCGAAATCATAGCCAAGTACAACCTGATAGCTGTGCCGGTTCTTGACAAGGAAGAAAAGATGGCAGGGTTGGTAACGGTTGACGATGTCCTGGAAATGTTCCTGCCTTACGCCCTGAAACGCAGACGATATCACCACCATTAG